A single Flavobacterium sp. 1 DNA region contains:
- a CDS encoding VOC family protein, producing the protein MININKVHHIAIICSDYSKSKHFYIDVLGLTVIQEIYREERDSYKLDLALNGDYIIELFSFPNPPKRPSRPEATGLRHLAFEVSNLDETVAFLNSKNIESEPIRIDEMTQKRFTFIADPDELPIEFYER; encoded by the coding sequence ATGATAAACATAAACAAAGTACACCACATTGCCATAATCTGTTCGGATTATTCAAAATCCAAACATTTTTATATTGATGTTTTAGGATTAACCGTTATTCAGGAAATCTATCGTGAAGAGCGGGATTCATATAAACTTGATTTGGCTCTAAATGGCGATTACATCATCGAATTATTTTCGTTTCCCAATCCGCCAAAACGCCCATCCAGACCGGAAGCTACAGGTTTAAGACATTTGGCTTTTGAGGTTTCGAATCTGGATGAAACAGTTGCTTTCCTGAACTCTAAAAATATCGAATCCGAGCCTATCCGAATTGACGAAATGACTCAAAAACGTTTTACTTTTATCGCAGATCCTGATGAACTTCCTATTGAATTTTACGAACGGTAA
- a CDS encoding HPP family protein, whose protein sequence is MPVQKIKRTYRKTKYILYKETLVDYKEQFWSFLGSFVGIGILAYIQSIHFKGNDAVYLIGSFGASSVLVYGIIQSPFSQPRNLVGGHLISALIGVTVHKLIPDIIWIAAPLAVSFSIILMQITKTLHPPGGATALIAIIGSDKIKALGYMYVFSPVLIGVLILLITALIFNNMTPSRTYPSHSTYHKHYHKIRKRLTGKK, encoded by the coding sequence ATGCCAGTTCAAAAAATAAAGCGAACCTATCGCAAAACGAAATACATCCTTTACAAAGAAACTTTAGTCGATTATAAAGAGCAGTTTTGGTCATTTTTAGGCTCATTTGTCGGCATCGGAATCTTGGCTTATATCCAATCCATCCACTTTAAGGGAAACGATGCTGTGTATTTAATTGGTTCTTTTGGAGCATCGAGCGTCTTGGTTTACGGCATTATCCAAAGTCCGTTTTCACAGCCCCGAAATTTGGTTGGAGGACATTTAATTTCGGCATTAATAGGCGTTACCGTCCATAAATTAATCCCCGATATCATCTGGATTGCCGCTCCCCTAGCCGTTTCTTTTTCCATCATTTTAATGCAGATTACCAAAACCCTGCATCCCCCTGGAGGAGCAACCGCTCTTATCGCCATCATCGGATCGGACAAAATAAAAGCCTTGGGCTACATGTATGTGTTCTCGCCGGTTCTTATTGGCGTCCTGATTTTACTAATCACGGCTTTAATTTTTAATAATATGACTCCGAGCCGAACATATCCGAGCCACAGCACCTACCACAAACATTATCACAAAATCAGAAAACGACTAACCGGAAAGAAGTAA
- a CDS encoding chloride channel protein: protein MNKTAQIKKNHQFIKLRKLVIVSVLIGFLSAFLGISLKKITEYYEEIFFHQVTVNPLFYILFPVFGLSVIYFLRQYLFKKKENKGIKEVFESTESKSKNLPTYKIPSHFINGLLTVIFGGSTGIEVSTVVASATIGSVAQQKENIFRQYKTELICAGVAAGITALFSSPVAGILFAIEVISRKVTRTFIISNVIAVSIAFGLLSILNEKPLFTVSITTWHLKAIPYFILLGILAGINSVYLTRCVLFFKSQFSKIETHYYKIILGSAVLSISLFIFPQLYGEGYHSLKVIFGSSNEIPLTITLALTFIGILILKPIVTSITLASGGDGGVFAPSLFIGAFLGLLLASVLNTFFSTQVIPLNFMIIGMAAVLSASIHAPFTAIFLVCGLTNDYTLFIPILAVCLISKYTAKMIYPFTVYSYSSSLAK, encoded by the coding sequence ATGAATAAAACGGCGCAAATCAAAAAAAATCATCAATTCATAAAACTCCGAAAATTAGTTATCGTTTCCGTTTTAATAGGCTTTCTTTCGGCATTTTTAGGAATTTCACTCAAAAAAATTACTGAGTACTATGAGGAAATCTTCTTTCATCAAGTTACAGTAAATCCGCTTTTTTATATTCTTTTTCCCGTTTTTGGACTTTCCGTAATTTATTTTTTAAGACAATATCTTTTCAAAAAAAAGGAAAACAAAGGCATCAAAGAAGTTTTTGAAAGCACGGAGTCAAAATCAAAAAACCTGCCGACTTATAAAATTCCATCACACTTTATAAATGGCTTATTGACTGTGATTTTTGGAGGTTCAACTGGAATTGAAGTGTCAACGGTTGTTGCTTCGGCCACTATCGGTTCTGTAGCCCAGCAAAAAGAAAATATATTCCGCCAGTACAAAACAGAATTAATCTGCGCAGGAGTTGCAGCGGGAATCACTGCTTTGTTCAGCAGTCCTGTTGCGGGAATTTTATTTGCCATTGAAGTTATCTCTAGAAAAGTAACCCGTACTTTTATCATTTCAAATGTAATTGCGGTTTCCATTGCTTTCGGATTGCTTTCGATATTAAACGAAAAACCATTATTCACCGTTTCTATTACCACTTGGCATTTAAAAGCAATTCCTTACTTCATCCTTTTAGGGATTTTGGCAGGAATAAATTCGGTTTATCTCACAAGATGCGTGCTGTTTTTCAAATCCCAATTTTCAAAAATAGAAACCCATTATTACAAAATCATATTAGGTTCGGCAGTTTTAAGCATTTCGCTGTTTATTTTTCCACAATTATACGGAGAAGGTTATCACTCGCTGAAAGTTATTTTTGGCAGTTCTAATGAAATTCCGCTTACAATAACTTTAGCTCTTACTTTTATCGGAATATTAATTTTAAAGCCTATTGTAACTTCGATAACCTTAGCTTCTGGCGGTGATGGAGGTGTATTTGCTCCCAGTCTTTTTATTGGAGCGTTTTTAGGATTATTACTGGCTTCTGTTTTAAACACTTTTTTCAGCACACAGGTAATTCCGCTTAACTTCATGATTATAGGAATGGCCGCTGTCCTAAGCGCTAGTATCCACGCACCTTTTACAGCCATTTTCCTAGTTTGCGGATTAACGAATGATTATACATTATTCATTCCTATTTTGGCAGTCTGCCTGATTTCAAAATACACGGCAAAAATGATTTATCCGTTTACGGTTTATTCCTATTCCTCTAGTTTAGCAAAATAA